A single region of the Gossypium arboreum isolate Shixiya-1 chromosome 12, ASM2569848v2, whole genome shotgun sequence genome encodes:
- the LOC108477344 gene encoding UPF0161 protein At3g09310, translating into MAVLNSLNYQCPFIPLLTKPKNPNFNSLKFNPHQASRFCFPRRRCVLVNGTLQNSHQNTPEEDDEVDNLGVKAALSMLKFYKREISPVIPKSCRFVPSCSEYSMEAYKKYGVVKGTVLTAWRLCRCNPLGGSGFDPPRWFDEEKPTEE; encoded by the exons ATGGCGGTTCTTAACTCTCTTAACTACCAATGCCCCTTCATTCCCTTATTAACTAAACccaaaaaccctaatttcaatTCTCTCAAGTTTAACCCACATCAAGCTTCCAGGTTTTGTTTTCCCCGCCGTCGCTGCGTTCTCGTTAATGGCACGCTCCAAAATTCTCACCAAAACACTCCAGAAGAAG ATGATGAAGTTGATAATTTAGGGGTTAAAGCTGCTTTATCCATGCTCAAATTCTACAAAA gggaaataTCGCCTGTAATACCAAAGAGTTGCCGGTTTGTTCCCTCGTGTAGTGAGTACTCAATGGAAGCATACAAGAAATATGGGGTTGTAAAGGGCACAGTTTTGACAGCTTGGCGTCTTTGCCGTTGCAATCCGCTTG GTGGGTCAGGATTTGATCCTCCAAGGTGGTTTGATGAGGAAAAACCCACAGAAGAATGA